ACGCCATCGCGCAGGTGTCGTGTGGATACGTCTCCCGCAGCCAGTGGGCCGCCATCGTCGACCCCGAAACGCAAACCGAAGTTCCGGACAATCACGTCGGCGAGATCTGGTTGCACGGCGAGAACATCGGTGTCGGTTACTGGGGTCGCCCCGAAGAGACCGCCGAGACGTTCCACAACACGCTGATCAACCGCCTGTCGGAAGACAGTCACACCGACGATCTGCCGTTGGACGCCCACTGGATGCGTACCGGCGACTACGGCGTCTACGTCGACGGCGAGCTGTACATCACCGGTCGCGTCAAGGACCTCGTGATCGTCGACGGCCGCAATCACTACCCGCAGGATCTCGAGTCTTCCGCTCAGGACGCCAGCCCCGCATTGCGTCCGGGATTCATCGCGGCGTTTGCCGTTCCGGCAAACCAGTTGCCTGCCGTCGTCTTCTCGAATTCCCACTCGGGTCTGTCGTTCGACGACGACGATTCCTCGGAGCAGTTGGTCATCGTCGCCGAGCGTGCGCCCGGTGCCGGTAAAGCCGACCCGCAGCCGATCGCGGATACGGTCCGTGCCGCGATTTCCACTCGTCACGGTGTGACCGCACGCGACATCCTGCTTGTTCCGGCCGGTTCCATTCCTCGCACGTCCAGCGGCAAGATCGCCCGCCGCGCGTGCAAGGCAAGCTACATCGAGGGAACGCTGCGTGGTGGCTATCAGCAGACGGCATTCCCCGATAGCGTTTGAGGAACATCCCCTTCATGATCGGTAGCTTGGTGAGTTGATGGTTGAACAAGATGGTGCGCAGGACAGTTCCGTAGACGTGAGCGCTGCTGGTGATGCGAGCGGTGTCGACATGAGCGTTGCGCAGCTCCGCGAGTGGTTGCGCAACTGGATCGCCGACGCGACCGGTCAGCCGGCCGGCGCGATCACGGACGATCGTCCGATGGAGGAGTTCGGGCTCGCATCACGTGATGCGGTTGCCCTGAGCGGCGACATCGAGGATCTGCTCGGAATCACATTGACCGCGACCGTTGCGTATCAACACCCGACCATCGCGTCACTGGCTACACGCATCATCGAGGGTGAGCCCGAGGTGCCGGAGGAGAGCGTCGACGCGTCGTACTACGCGTCAGGCGCCGGCACGGATGCCCATGACATTGCCATCGTCGGCTTGTCGACCCGGTTCCCCGGTGCCGGACATACCCCGTCGCAGATGTGGGAGATGCTGGCCGCGGGCCGCGACGGCATCAGTGACCTGCCGGACGATCGTTGGGCCGAGTTCAAGTCCGATCCCGCCCTCAAGGCCGCGATCGAGAATGCCAACACCAAGGGCGGCTACCTCGACGACGTCAAGGGATTCGACGCGGAGTTCTTCGCGATGTCCCCGCTCGAGGTCGTCAACGTGGATCCGCAGCAGCGCCTCGCTCTCGAATTGACGTGGGAAGCGCTCGAGCATGCGCACATTCCCGCGAGCGATCTCAAAGGCAAGCAGGTCGGTGTCTTCATCGGCAGTTCCGCCAACGACTACCAGCTGCTCGCGGTAAGCGACCCCACGAACGCGCACCCGTATGCGCTGACGGGAACGTCGACGGCTGTCGTCGCGAACCGTGTCTCGTACTTCTTCGATTTCCGCGGGCCGTCCATCGCGTTGGACACCGCGTGCTCGTCTTCGCTGGTCGCGGTGCACGAGGCTGTGCGCTCGCTACGCAGCGGTGATTCCAACATCGCGCTTGCCGGCGGCATCAACATGCTGCTGGCCCCTCCCGGAACTCTCGGGTTCGATCAAATCGGCATGCTCGCTCCCGACGGAAAACTTCGCGCCTTCTCGGCGCAGGCGCAGGGAATCGTTCGCAGTGAGGGCGGCGGACTTGTCGTGCTCAAGCGTCTCGAAGACGCCGAGCGTGACGGGGATTCCATCCTCGCGGTCATCGCCGGTTCGGCCGTCAACCAGGATGGTCGCTCCAACGGACTGCTCGCGCCCAACCCGGACGCCCAGGCAGACGTGCTGCGTTTTGCGTACCGCGACGCCGGCATTCTGCCCAGCACCGTCGACTACATCGAAGCTCACGGCACGGGCACCGATCTCGGTGATCCCATCGAGGCCGACGCGCTCAGCCGGGTTGTCGGGCGTGGACGTGACGACAACAAGCCGGCACTGCTCGGCAGCGCAAAGACCAACTTCGGACACCTCGAGGCAGCAGCCGGCGCCGCCGGCCTGATCAAGGTTGTCCTGGCGATGCAGGAAAACAAGATTCCCGCGACGCTCAACTACCTGGGCCCGAACCCGCACATCGATTTCGAGAAGGCACACCTGCAGGTGACGCCCGAGGCCACCGACTGGCCGCGCTACACCGGTAAGGCCATTGCCGGTGTGTCCGGCTTCGGTTTCGGTGGAACCAACGCGCACGTAGTTGTTCGCGAGTACGTTCCCGCAGCTGATGATGCTGATCTGGATGTCGAGACTGAAGCTGCGGGAGTTCTTGCCGACGCAGCCGAGTCGATGGGGCTCGCAGAAGATCAGACGCTCGCAGAAGATAAGACGGTTGTGCTCGCGGTGTCCGGCGCATTGCCGTCGCGTCGTCGCCGAGCTGCCGCTGATCTGGCGGATTGGCTCGAAACCGAAGAGGGCAGCACGACGCCGTTGGTGGATGTCGCGCGCACACTCTCGCGTCGTAACCACGGCCGCTCGCGCGCCGCTGTGGTGGTCAAGACTCGTTCCGAGGCCATCAGCGCTTTGCGCGCCGTTGCTGCCGGAAAGCCCGCTGCCGGTGTGTTCTCGGCCGACGCGCCGTCGCCCAAGGGTGCGGTGTGGGTGTTCTCTGGCTTCGGTTCGCAGCACCGCAAGATGGCCAAGCAGCTGTATCTGGAGAACGCGGCGTTCAAGGCGGCCGTCGACGAGGTCGACGTGCTGATCCAGGACGAGGCCGGGTATTCGGTGGCGGAGATGTTCCTCGACGATTCGTTCGAGTACAACGTCGAAACCGCTCAGGTTGCGATCTTCACCATTCAGGTCGGCCTGGCGGCAGTGCTGCGTCATCACGGCGCCGATGCCGCCGCTGTTGTTCCGCACTCGATGGGTGAGGCTGCGGCTGCGTACGTGTCCGGTGGCTTGAACCTGGAAGATGCTGTCCGCGTTATCTGTTCGCGTTCGCGTCTGATGGGCGAAGCCGAGGGCGCTCTGGCCGGCGACGACATCCGCCTGATGGCTCTGCTCGAATACAGCGCGTCCGAGATCGAAGCGCTGCTCCCCACGTATCCCAAGCTCGAGGTCTGCGTCTACGCGGCGCCGACGCACACGGTGATCGGTGGACCGCAGCCTGACATCGAGGCAATCGTCGCTGCTGCTGAGGCCGACGGCAAGATGGCTCGCGTTCTGCAGACCAAGGGCGCAAGCCATACGTCGCAGGTTGATCCGCTGCTCGGCGAGTTGGCTGCCGAGTTGGCCGGTATCGAAGCGTCGACGTTGAAGGTGGGCGTCTACTCGTCCGTCGATCAGGACACTTTCTACAAGGCCGGCCACGAGCCGATCCACCAGGAAGCGTACTGGGTCAAGGGACTGCGCCACAGTGTGTACTTCACCAACGCTGTGCGTCTGGCAGTTGCCAACGGACACACCACGTTTGTGGAACTTGCTCCCAATCCGGTGACGCTGATGTCCGTTGCCGCAACGGCATTCGATGCGGGCTTGCACGACATGCAGCTCATTCAAACGCTCAAGCGCAAGGAAGACGAGCCTCTCGGCGTTCTGTCGGCTTTGGCTCAGCTGTACGTCCACGGCCACGCTGTGAATCTCGAATCCCTGCTTCCGGCAGGTGAATTCGCAGTGATCCCGCGCACCGCTTTTGTGCGCAAGCCGTACTGGCTCGACGTTCGGGTCAACGCGGGTGGTGCGGGACGCGTCCCCGGTTCGCACGTTGCCCTTCCTGACGGCCGCCACGTGTGGGAAGCCGACGCATCCGTCGTCTCCGACCTGGCCGCTCTGGTGACTGCCGCGGCAGCTCAGGTTCTTTCGGACGTGACGCTGACCGCCGCCGTGCCGCACGGTGAGATCGCGGGCGCCACGACGGTCACCACCACTCTCAACCCGCATCCGGGCGGCGCGTCAGTGCAGGTGCATGCCCGCGAGAACGGCTCCTTCCAGTTGCTGTTCGACGCTGTTGTCACCTCCGGTGAGGCATTGCCCGAGCTGGTCGTAGCCGCACCGGCTCGTCCGGCCGCTCCGATGGAAGCCCTCACCGCGGTAGTCGAAGACGCCGGCGACAAATGGGATCCCCAGGGTTCGCAGAGCCTCGACGACCGCCTGCGGATCGTTGTCGCGGAATCCATGGGCTACTCGCCCGAGGATCTACCGGCCGAGGTTCCGCTCATCGAACTGGGTCTCGATTCGCTCATGGCGATGCGCATCAAGAACCGCGTCGAGTACGAGTTCGACATTCCTCAGCTGCAGCTCCAGGCAGTCAAGGACGCAAGCCTGCTCGAGGTCAACAAGTACCTGCGCTACGCCATCGAGAACCGTGAAGAGGTTCAGGCGATGGCAGATCAGCAAGCGGCGGAGAAGGCGGCTGCTGATGAAGCCGGCGACGACGTTGCCCCCGCCGAGGTAGCGGTGGAACTGCCGGTCCCGGCTCCTGTTGCGCCCGCCGATTCTGCGCCTGCCGATCCTTCGCGTGCGGGTACGGCTGACGACGCCGGTTCCGACGTTCCGCCGCGAGATGCCGCTGAGCGTTTGACGTTTGCGACGTGGGCAGTAGTCACCGGAAAGTCCGCCAAGGGCATTTTCAATGCGCTACCGACCGTCGACGACGATCTCGCGGAGAAGCTGGCGGTCCGGCTTTCCGAGCGGGCCGGCGGCGAAGTCACCGCCGACGACGTGCGTGGTTCCGGCACGATCGAAGAACTCGCGGATGTTGTGCGTCAGTACCTCGAAGACGCGGGCAAGATCGACGGCGTTGTACGTGTTCTGCGCGCCCGCCCCGAAGGTTCCACTGCCGTACCGGTATTCGTGTTCCACCCGGCTGGTGGATCCACCGTCGCGTACGAACCGCTGCTCAAGCGTCTGCCTGCGGGAACGCCGATGTACGGGTTCGAGCGTGCCGAGGGCCCGATCGAGAAGCGTGCCGCAGAGTACGTGCCCCTGCTTCGGGAGATCCAGGGCGACGGACCGTACGTTCTGGGCGGTTGGTCGCTCGGCGGCGTGCTGGCGTATGCCGTTGCAACCATCCTGCGCGAGCAGGGTGCCGACGTGCGGGTAGTTGCCATGCTCGACACCGTGATGGCCGGCGAAGATACTCCGGACACCACGGAGGAGCGCCGTAAGCGCTGGGAGCGGTACGGAGCCTTCGCGAAGCGCACGTACAACCTGGATGTGCCACTGCCCGTGGATGTTCTGGCCGACATCGAATCCGATGAAGATCAGATGCAGTTCCTCATGGAAATGATCAAGTTGAGTGGCGTCAAGATCCCCGGCGGCATCATCGAGCATCAGCGGACGTCGTTCCTGGACAATCGCGCCATCCAGACCGCCAAGTTCCAGAGTTACGACGGCGACGTCGTGATCTACATGGCCGACAAGTACCACGACGAACTGATAACGCTCGAGCCTGCATTCAAAACCCGTAAGGCAGATGGCGGTTGGGGTGCGTACGTGAAGAACCTCGAGGTTGTCTACATCGGCGGGGATCACCTGCAGATCGTGGACGAGCCGTATATCTCGAAGGTTGCGGCAGACCTCACCACAAAGCTGGCCCAGATCGAGGCAGCCCAGACCAAAGCAGCGGAAACCGGAGTTCAGAAGTGACGACAACCACCGCGGAGAAGCTTGCTGAACTCCGCGAAAAGTTGGAGAAGGCAAAGGAACCCGGCTCTGCCCGGGCAATTGCCAAGCGCGAGGAGGCGGGCCACAGCACGCCGCGTCAACGCATCGACATGCTTCTCGATCCAGGTAGTTTCATCGAGATCGGCGCCCTCGTGAAGATGGCGGGCGACGGCAATCCGTACGGCGACGGCGTCATGACGGGCCACGGAACGGTCGACGGACGCCCCGTCGCTGTTTTTGCGCACGATCAGACGGTGTTCGGCGGCGCTGCCGGCGAGATGTTCGGCCGGAAGGTCGCGGCAGTCAACGACTTTGCTCTCAAGGTAGGTTGCCCGGTCGTCGGCATCAACGATTCCGGTGGAGCCCGAATCCAGGACGCTGTTTCCTCGCTCGCGTGGTACGCCAACATGGGTGCGCGCCAAGAGCCCCTGTCTGGCCTGTGCCCGCAGATTTCGGTGATTCTCGGCAAGTGCGCCGGTGGAGCGGTGTACGCGCCGATCAACACCGACGTCGTGGT
The nucleotide sequence above comes from Rhodococcus sp. KBS0724. Encoded proteins:
- the pks13 gene encoding polyketide synthase Pks13 (Pks13 is a key enzyme in mycolic acid biosynthesis.), encoding MVEQDGAQDSSVDVSAAGDASGVDMSVAQLREWLRNWIADATGQPAGAITDDRPMEEFGLASRDAVALSGDIEDLLGITLTATVAYQHPTIASLATRIIEGEPEVPEESVDASYYASGAGTDAHDIAIVGLSTRFPGAGHTPSQMWEMLAAGRDGISDLPDDRWAEFKSDPALKAAIENANTKGGYLDDVKGFDAEFFAMSPLEVVNVDPQQRLALELTWEALEHAHIPASDLKGKQVGVFIGSSANDYQLLAVSDPTNAHPYALTGTSTAVVANRVSYFFDFRGPSIALDTACSSSLVAVHEAVRSLRSGDSNIALAGGINMLLAPPGTLGFDQIGMLAPDGKLRAFSAQAQGIVRSEGGGLVVLKRLEDAERDGDSILAVIAGSAVNQDGRSNGLLAPNPDAQADVLRFAYRDAGILPSTVDYIEAHGTGTDLGDPIEADALSRVVGRGRDDNKPALLGSAKTNFGHLEAAAGAAGLIKVVLAMQENKIPATLNYLGPNPHIDFEKAHLQVTPEATDWPRYTGKAIAGVSGFGFGGTNAHVVVREYVPAADDADLDVETEAAGVLADAAESMGLAEDQTLAEDKTVVLAVSGALPSRRRRAAADLADWLETEEGSTTPLVDVARTLSRRNHGRSRAAVVVKTRSEAISALRAVAAGKPAAGVFSADAPSPKGAVWVFSGFGSQHRKMAKQLYLENAAFKAAVDEVDVLIQDEAGYSVAEMFLDDSFEYNVETAQVAIFTIQVGLAAVLRHHGADAAAVVPHSMGEAAAAYVSGGLNLEDAVRVICSRSRLMGEAEGALAGDDIRLMALLEYSASEIEALLPTYPKLEVCVYAAPTHTVIGGPQPDIEAIVAAAEADGKMARVLQTKGASHTSQVDPLLGELAAELAGIEASTLKVGVYSSVDQDTFYKAGHEPIHQEAYWVKGLRHSVYFTNAVRLAVANGHTTFVELAPNPVTLMSVAATAFDAGLHDMQLIQTLKRKEDEPLGVLSALAQLYVHGHAVNLESLLPAGEFAVIPRTAFVRKPYWLDVRVNAGGAGRVPGSHVALPDGRHVWEADASVVSDLAALVTAAAAQVLSDVTLTAAVPHGEIAGATTVTTTLNPHPGGASVQVHARENGSFQLLFDAVVTSGEALPELVVAAPARPAAPMEALTAVVEDAGDKWDPQGSQSLDDRLRIVVAESMGYSPEDLPAEVPLIELGLDSLMAMRIKNRVEYEFDIPQLQLQAVKDASLLEVNKYLRYAIENREEVQAMADQQAAEKAAADEAGDDVAPAEVAVELPVPAPVAPADSAPADPSRAGTADDAGSDVPPRDAAERLTFATWAVVTGKSAKGIFNALPTVDDDLAEKLAVRLSERAGGEVTADDVRGSGTIEELADVVRQYLEDAGKIDGVVRVLRARPEGSTAVPVFVFHPAGGSTVAYEPLLKRLPAGTPMYGFERAEGPIEKRAAEYVPLLREIQGDGPYVLGGWSLGGVLAYAVATILREQGADVRVVAMLDTVMAGEDTPDTTEERRKRWERYGAFAKRTYNLDVPLPVDVLADIESDEDQMQFLMEMIKLSGVKIPGGIIEHQRTSFLDNRAIQTAKFQSYDGDVVIYMADKYHDELITLEPAFKTRKADGGWGAYVKNLEVVYIGGDHLQIVDEPYISKVAADLTTKLAQIEAAQTKAAETGVQK